AGAGGCTTTTGGCAATTAAATTGTTTGTGAATTCACAAAATTTTGAATTGTGCTCATTGCACGTGCAGCATGCATTTCTGCACGTTCTGGTTTTGAACGACGTCCAGGTGGTAATTCAGGGAATATGCCAAAGTTGACATTCATCGGTTGGAAGTTTTTCGATTGTGCTTCTGTTATATAACGCGCCATACTTCCTAATGCCGTTTCGAATGGGAAAATAATTGGTTCTTGTCCCAATGCTAAACGTGCCGCATTAATGCCAGCAATTAAACCGCTTCCTGCTGATTCTACATAACCTTCTACACCCGTCATTTGACCAGCAAAGAAAATATTTTTTTGTTCACGTAACTGATATGTTTTCTCTAAAACTTTCGGTGAATTAATGAAAGTATTTCTGTGCATTACACCATAGCGTACGATTTCAACATTTTCTAGTCCAGGAATTAGTTGTAGTACTTCCTTTTGCGGCCCCCACTTTAAGTGCGTTTGGAAACCTACGATATTGTAAAGGGTACCTGCTGCATCATCTTGGCGCAATTGTACTACCGCATATGGTCGTTTACCTGTTTTTGGATCTTCAAGCCCTACTGGCTTCATCGGTCCAAATAACATTGTTTTTTCACCACGAGCTGCCATTACTTCGATTGGCATGCAGCCTTCAAAATAAATTTCTTTTTCAAATTCTTTTAATGGCACAACTTCTGCTTCAATCAATGCTTGGCGGAAACGATCGAATTCTTCTTTTGTCATAGGACAGTTTAAATAAGCCGCTTCACCTTTATCATAACGAGATTTTAAATATACTTTATCCATATCGATGCTATCTTTTTCAATAATTGGTGCAGCTGCATCATAGAAATATAAATAGTCGAGACCTGTTAATCCTTGAATTTTTTCAGCTAGTGCTTTTGAAGTCAGTGGGCCTGTTGCAATAACCGTAATGCCCTCTGGAATTTCTGTAACTTCTTCATGTATTACTTCCACTAGTGGGTGATTTTTTACCGCTTCCGTTACATAGCCTGCAAACTCATGACGGTCAACTGCAAGTGCACCACCTGCTGGTACTGAGCATGCATCAGCTGCTTTTAAAATAACAGAGTCTAATAAACGCATTTCTTCTTTAATAACACCTACTGCATTTGTCAGTGTATTAGCACGTAACGAGTTTGAACAAACAAGCTCTGCAAATTTATCAGTATGGTGGGCAGGTGTTTGTTTAACAGGGCGCATTTCATAAAGTTTAACTTTTACTCCACGTTTAGCAATTTGCCAAGCCGCTTCACTTCCTGCAAGGCCAGCACCTATTACATTTACAACTAGTTCAGTCATGTTCTTACCATCTTCCTATCATTGTGTTGGTGTCTCTTCATAGTCACATTTCGTACACTGAATTTGTACACCTTTTTTTAATTTTTTCTCTACTAATAATGCACTACATTTCGGGCATGGTCTACTAATCGGTTTATCCCATGATACAAATTCGCATTCTGGATATTGATTACATCCATAAAATAAACGCTTTGTTTTACTTTTACGCTCAACAATTTCACCTGTTTCACAAGAAGGGCATTTAACCCCGATTGGCTTCATAATTGCTTTTGTATTTCGGCAATCTGGGAAGTTCGAGCAAGCCATAAATTTTCCATAGCGCCCCAGTTTGAATACCATTGGTGAACCACATTTTTCGCAATCCTCGCCAGCCGGTTCATCTTTAATTACTACTTTCTCCATTTCAGCATCCGCATGCTTGACATGAACTTCAAAGTCTTTATAAAAATCATCGATTACTTCAACCCATTTACGACTACCTTCTTCAACATCATCGAGATCTTGTTCCATTTTTGCTGTAAATTCGATATTGATGATATCAGGGAAAAATTCCAGCATTTGTTGGTGGACAATTTCACCTAGCTCTGTCGGCATAAATCTTTTGGCATCAAGCACAACATAGCCGCGGCGTTGAATTGTATCGAGGGTCGGTGCATATGTCGACGGTCGTCCTATTCCTAACTCTTCCATTGTTTTCACAAGACGCGCTTCTGAATAACGCGGTGGAGGCTGTGTAAAGTGTTGCTTCGGTTCGATTTCAAGTGATGTCACCTGATCGCCGATTTCCATTTCCGGTAGAAGTTTCGTCGTTTCTTCTGTTTGATCATCTGTACCTTCAATATAGAGTTTCATAAATCCGGCAAATTTGACCTGTGAACCGTTTGCACGGAATAAAGCATCATTATTCTGAAGATCTACAGCCACTGTATCTAAAACAGCAGGGGCCATTTGACTCGCAATAAAGCGCTCCCAAATCAAACGGTATAAGCGTAGCTGATCGCGACTAAGCACTGTTTTTAACTCATCCGGTGTTCGCATCGTACTTGTTGGACGAATGGCTTCATGGGCATCTTGCGCATTCGATGCTTTTTTGGCCTGCTTTGTTTCTGTCGAGATATATTCTTTCCCATACTTTGTCTCAATATAAGAAACCGCTTCCGCTTTTGCAGTTTCAGATATACGTGTTGAATCTGTACGCATGTACGTGATTAAACCTACTGTACCTTCTTTTTTACCAATATCAATACCTTCATACAATTGCTGTGCCAGCATCATCGTTTTCTTCGCACGGAAATTTAACTTTCGCGCTGCTTCTTGTTGTAAAGAAGATGTCGTAAAAGCAGGCGCAGCATTTCGTTTACGTTCTTTTTTCGTCACATTGACAACTTCAAATGCTGTACCTTTGACATTTTTTAAAATCGACTTTACTTGCTCTTCATTCGATAATTTGATTTTTTCTTTGCCGTTACCGTAATACAGTGCATCGAATGTCTTTTTGCCCTTTTCAAAAGAGCCTTCAATCGTCCAATACTCTTCTGGTTGGAAGTTTTTAATTTCATTCTCACGATCAATGATCATACGAAGTGCAACCGATTGTACGCGACCTGCTGATAAGCCCTTCTTTACTTTTTTCCAAAGAATTGGGCTTATATTATAGCCTACTAGACGATCTAACATCCGACGTGTTTGTTGAGCATCCACTAAGTCCATATTTATGGCACGTGGGTTTTTAAAGGAATCTAAAATCGCGTCTTTTGTAATTTCATTAAAAACAACTCGACAGTCTGAATTAATATCAATATTTAATGCCGTCGCAAGGTGCCAAGCAATCGCTTCTCCCTCGCGGTCTGGATCGGCCGCTAGATAGACTTTCTTCACTTTTTTAGCCGCAGACTTCAGTTCCTGTAAAACAGGTCCTTTTCCGCGAATTGTAATATATTTAGGTTCGTAATTATTTTCAGTATCTACACCCATTTGACTTCGTGGTAAGTCACGCACATGTCCAACAGATGCTTTTACTTTATATTTTTTTCCTAAATAACGTTCAATTGTTTTTGCTTTTGCTGGTGATTCTACAATCACTAAATAATCCGCCATCTATGTCTCCCCCTTAGCGAGGTCTATTGCTAATTTTTTAAGTTACCTGTTGCAAAATGTATAACAGATTTTAAGATAATGCAACTTTTTTTCAATTTTTGCTAGAAAAGAGCGAAAGTGTTTCAACGATTTGGTGACCATCGCACACGGGTATAGCTCCTTCTATAAGTAATTTATTTGTCCCTTTTGACTGCTCTTTATTAATCGGTCCGGGAACGACAAATACATCTTTGCCTTGCTCTAATGCGCATTCTGTCGTAATTAACGTCCCACTTTTTAGCGCAGCCTCCGTGACAACGATTGCTTGAGTCAGACCACTTATTAGCCGGTTACGCATAGGAAATTGCCATTTTGCCGGTCGCATATAAGGTGGATACTCTGTAACAAGTAAATGGTTTTCTGCCATGTGCTGAGCAAGTGCTTGGTTTTCCTTAGGATAGACATAATGAAAACCATGACCTAACACGGCAATTGTTTGTCCACCAAATTTAATCGTCGCTTCATGAGCCATTGTATCAGCACCTCGTGCAAGCCCACTGACAACCGTATATTCGTGCGCAACAAGCGGAGGGACGATTAAGTCCATTGCCGTTCTTGTATAGGCTGTAGCCTTTCTAGAGCCTATTATAGCTATCCGTTTATCTCTTGCTAGCAGAGCAGACTGACCTTTCACATACAATACAGTAGGTGGACTAGGTATTTCAAATAATTGCGCCGGGAAATATGGGTGATTAAATGGTATGGGGAAAATATTTGCTTGTGCGTAAGCCTCTTCAAATGGCAAGTGTCGAACACGTTGAAAATTCCGAATCATTAGCAGCGCTTTTTGCCATGTTATTTGCAATACACCCGCAATCTCTTCAGGGTGCGCTTCTTCAAAATAACTCAATACATCCACCGGGGACAATAATTGTTGAAGTTTTTGGAGTGGTAATGGATATATATAATGCATAGCTAGTAATCTCTGTGTATCTACTGAGAAAATCATTTAAAAACCTCCTTTATAATAGAAGAAATTAAATGACCGCAATTGTTATTTCAGCACAAAAAAATAGAATATGACCCGTCCTGTAGCTTCGCCTTGTCGACTTTTGTTGTGTGCGTTTAGCATGTAACTGTACAAACACCGCCGTTTGTAAAGCTACGAACAGGTTTACCATCTACCGAGACAGAGAAAAAGATGTAGCCACAATGTGCTACATCTTCCATTTTAATGGGTTTTACATTTTTCGTATAGCCCTTTTTCTTTAATTACCTTAATAAGTGTTTCGCCGATAACAGAAGGTGTTTCAGCAACTTCAATACCAGCTTCGTTCATTGCTTTAATTTTTTCAGCAGCCGTTCCTTTACCGCCAGAAATAATGGCACCTGCATGTCCCATACGTTTCCCTGGAGGTGCTGTTTGTCCACCAATAAAGCCAACAACCGGCTTTGTCATATTTGCTTTAATCCACTCAGCTGCTTCTTCTTCAGCAGTACCACCAATTTCCCCAATCATGACAACTGCATATGTTTCAGGGTCATTGTTGAATGCTTCAAGGGCATCGATAAAGTTAGTCCCATTTACAGGGTCTCCTCCGATACCTACAGCCGTTGTTTGACCAATACCAGCTTGCGTCAATTGGTGTACCGCTTCATACGTTAATGTGCCAGAACGTGAAACTACACCAACATGCCCTTTTGTATGAATATAACCAGGCATAATACCAATCTTACACTCATCAGCCGTAATAACACCTGGACAGTTTGGACCAACTAGGCGTGTTTTTTTGCCTTCCATAAAGCGTTTAACCTTCACCATGTCAAGGACAGGAATATGTTCTGTAATACAAATTGTTAATTCTAGCTCAGCATCAACAGCTTCTAAAATGGCATCTGCTGCAAAAGGTGCTGGTACATAAATAACCGATGTTGTTGCACCTGTTGCTGCTACAGCCTCAGCTACAGTATTGAACACAGGTACGCCTTCAATTTCAAGACCTCCCTTACCAGGTGTTACGCCTGCTACGATTTTTGTACCATAATCAAGCATCTGCTTCGTATGGAATAGCGCTGTTTCGCCTGTAATCCCTTGTACAATTACCTTTGTATCTTTATTAATAAATACAGCCATTGTTCTCCCTGCCTTCCTTAGCCTACTAGTCCCACAATTTTTTGTGCACCGTCAGCCATTGAGTCTGCTGCCACGATGTTTAAACCTGATGCATTTAAGATTTCTTTACCAAGCTCTACGTTTGTACCTTCTAAACGTACTACTAACGGTACAGATAAACCGATTTCTTTGGCTGCTGTTACTACACCATCAGCGATAATGTTACACTTCATAATGCCGCCGAAAATATTAACGAAAATACCTTTTACATTTGAGTCAGAAAGGATAATTTTGAAAGCTTCTGTTACTTTCTCTGCTGTTGCGCCGCCCCCTACATCAAGGAAGTTAGCGGGGCTACCGCCATAGTAACTAATTGTATCCATCGTTGCCATTGCTAGACCCGCACCATTTACCATACAGCCAATGTTGCCATCTAGTGAAATATAGCTAAGATCATATTTCGATGCTTCGATTTCTTTTGGATCTTCTTCATCAAAATCGCGTAATTCGACAATATCTTTATGACGATACAACGCATTGGCATCAAAATTAAATTTAGCATCTAGTGCTACAACCTCTCCTTGTCCAGTGACAACAAGTGGATTAATTTCTACTATTGAAGCATCTTTGTCGATAAATGCTTGATATAAACCTAACATTAATTTAACAGCTTTCCCTACTAGGTTTGCTGGAATATTCATATTAAACGCCATACGACGTGCTTGGAAGCTTGTTAGTCCAATTACTGGATCAACAACTTCTTTGAAGATTTTTTCTGGATTTGTTTCAGCTACTTCTTCAATATCCATACCGCCTTCTTCTGAACCCATAAATGTTACACGAGAAGTAGCGCGGTCTAATACTAAACTTAAATAATACTCTTTTTGGATATCAGAGCCCTCTTCAATATACAAGCGTTTTACTTCTTTACCTTCTGGACCTGTTTGATGAGTTACTAAAATTTTACCTAATAACTCTTTTGCGTATGTACGCACCTCATCAAGGTTTTTTGCGATTTTGACACCACCAGCTTTACCGCGTCCACCTGCATGAATTTGCGCCTTGACCACGGTTACATTTGAGCCAAGTTCCTTCGCTACCTTCACTGCCTCATCAGGGGAAAAAGCAACTTTTCCATTGGGTACTGCAACACCATATTTTCTCAGAATCTCTTTCCCTTGATATTCATGGATATTCATAATACATCCTCCCATCAAACATTTGCATAAAATTGTTTTACTAACATAATCTATTCTAACGAAAGATTCTGATAAAGTCTACACTTTGTCTTTTGTTCGAATTTTATCTAAAATTATGACGTTTTCTTCTACTTCGTGTACTAAAACAGAGAATTCTTGAAATCAGAATTCTTTATTTTTTCTATATTTTTGCTATGTTGTTGGTCTAGATGATAAATAAAAGCAAACACTTCAGCCACCGCTTGATATAATTCTTCAGGTATTGACTCATTTAAATCTAATTGTCCAAGTAATTGAACAAGATTCGGATCCTCATATATCGGCACATCATGTTCACTTGCACGGGCCAATATATTTTCAGCCACTTTCCCTTTTCCTTTTGCTACGACAGATGGGCTATCAAATTGTCCTTGTTTATAAGTGAGGGCAATCGCTTCTTTACGCGTCTTTTTTTCTTCACTCATATGCGGAAATCCACCCCACTAATTTCCTCCTGCTGTTGTACTACAGGGGTTGTTTTTTCAAGTTGAGCTTTTTCAAATTGTTTAATAAAGACTCCCGATAGCTGATAATTTTTTTTTGCAAGCCCTAATTTCAATGCTGTTTTTAGAGGTTCTGCCTGAAAATCAATATCTGAATTTTCATTAAATACTGTGACAGTGACGACACGATTTTGAACTTGCATATCAATTACGGTTTCTTTCATTGACTCCATTTGTAAATAAAACAATATTCGTGCGTAGTTGGCATCAATCTTTCCGTCTTCTTTCATACGCCCATTCCATTGTAACGTGGCATCCATTTTCTTTCCAAAAAATTCAAGGGGCACTTGCATCACGAGCTGGTGTTGATGACCATTTTCTCCTGACACAAGTTGCATCCCATTCATGCGTGTCATTAACAGTTCAGCTGCTTCCCTTAGTTGTGGCGTTATTTGAGCTTCTTGAAGCAATGTATGAAGCTGTGGTTTTAATTGGTGTGCAATTGCTTGCAAATCCGCTGATTTACTACTAAGCGTAGCCTCGTAACTAATGCCTAAACTTTTCAATACCGTTTTAAGGGCATGCTCCATCGCTTTACTATCCATTGAATTTCGTACATGTGCATCAGCTTCTGTAAGCATGCGTTGAATAGTTGGTTGTGGTGCCTCCGTACTTTGTTTTACAAGATTTCGCATCAGCGCGTCATTTTGTACTGGAATTGTCGACTCTTGCTTAAACAGTGATAATAAATGTTCTTTTACAGAAAGCGCATTACCATCTTGCGTAAATAACCGTTCGGGTGCATTGTGAGCGAACGCTTTGATTAGTTGTTCTTGCATTTGCTTCGCAAAAATTTCCAATGTTTGTTTATTAGTTGGTAATTGGTTAAATCGATCAATCATTTGGTTCAGCTGTTGCTTTTGCTCATTGCTCAATAAATTTTGGCTCGCTGTCCAAGATTTTAGCTGTTCAATAAGCTGTTGCTTATTTTCTGGTTTTGTTGCTAAAATTGTTTGGATTACTTGGCCAGCCTGCTGAAGTTGACCTTGTTGCACAGCTTTTGCTTCATTTAGAGACGACCAATTTTGTAAAGTTGCTTGTTGCGGTAAAATACCCGCTTCTTTTAATAGAGTTAAAGCTTGTAATCGTTCACTTGTTGATGCTGCGTTATTAGTTAAAAGTTGAATCGATTTTGCGAGCAGTAACGTACCTGTTTCTGCCTCGAAGGGTTTTGCAATCGCTAACACTTGTTGCATCAAATTTTGTTTCACATTGGGTTGTAATGCTGTATCCTTCGCTAATAACTGTGTAAAATTATCCATTATTGCCGACATACCAGATGTTTTTTGCCCACTAACAAGTGCTTGAAATACATCTTGCGTCATTGGCATTTTTAGCTCAACCATTTTTTGAAGCGCTTGTAAGGCATCCATCTTTGTCACACCTTCAGGCAATGCCTTCATCCACATTTCAGCTTGCATAAGTTGCTCTTTAGAAATCGGTATTTGAGCCTTAATAAAGTGCGCTAACACCTGTTGCATTTCTGACGTTTTTGGCAAATTCATCGAATCTAGTAGCTGATTTATTTGTTGGTTTGTAGAAACCTCTTGCCCCATCGGTCCTGTAACAACTTTTAACTCTGTTTGAGGGCTTGTCCCTGTTACTTGAAAGAAATGGGCATCCCCTGCTTTTAGCGGTACTTCCAGTTTAGCAATCAGTTTTTGATTGCCTACTTGGACCTCTGCCGTTTGATCTGGATATAATTGTTTAATCGTGCCATGAAATACTTGTCCTTGCTTTAATGCCAGCGGTTGATTTGCTGGAGTTAAAGTAGTTTGTTGCATTTGTATTGGATTAAACGATGTTGCTGTCATCTAATTACTCCTTTCTTACATCGATTTTATAGGTTCAAAAGACTTGCGATGATGTATCGTTGGTCCGAATGTTTCAAGTGCCTCTAAATGTTGTTTTGTACCGTAGCCCGCATGCTGTGCAAAGCCATACATAGGAAATTCTTTGTCCAATTGTTCCATATACTCATCCCTAGCTGTTTTCGCTAAAATAGAAGCTGCTGCAATGGCTAAACTTTTTGCATCGCCTTTAATAATCGAATCCTGTGGAATGGTGATTGGTAGTGTCATAGCATCGACTAGCACATAATCCGGTTTAATGGACAAGGATTCCACACTTGTTTTCATCGATTGCTTTGTCGCTTCATAGATGTTCAGTGCATCAATCGTTTGTGCTGATTGAAAATGAATGAAATAGCTAATGGCATGTTCTTTCACCA
This genomic interval from Lysinibacillus sphaericus contains the following:
- the sucD gene encoding succinate--CoA ligase subunit alpha, whose translation is MAVFINKDTKVIVQGITGETALFHTKQMLDYGTKIVAGVTPGKGGLEIEGVPVFNTVAEAVAATGATTSVIYVPAPFAADAILEAVDAELELTICITEHIPVLDMVKVKRFMEGKKTRLVGPNCPGVITADECKIGIMPGYIHTKGHVGVVSRSGTLTYEAVHQLTQAGIGQTTAVGIGGDPVNGTNFIDALEAFNNDPETYAVVMIGEIGGTAEEEAAEWIKANMTKPVVGFIGGQTAPPGKRMGHAGAIISGGKGTAAEKIKAMNEAGIEVAETPSVIGETLIKVIKEKGLYEKCKTH
- the sucC gene encoding ADP-forming succinate--CoA ligase subunit beta → MNIHEYQGKEILRKYGVAVPNGKVAFSPDEAVKVAKELGSNVTVVKAQIHAGGRGKAGGVKIAKNLDEVRTYAKELLGKILVTHQTGPEGKEVKRLYIEEGSDIQKEYYLSLVLDRATSRVTFMGSEEGGMDIEEVAETNPEKIFKEVVDPVIGLTSFQARRMAFNMNIPANLVGKAVKLMLGLYQAFIDKDASIVEINPLVVTGQGEVVALDAKFNFDANALYRHKDIVELRDFDEEDPKEIEASKYDLSYISLDGNIGCMVNGAGLAMATMDTISYYGGSPANFLDVGGGATAEKVTEAFKIILSDSNVKGIFVNIFGGIMKCNIIADGVVTAAKEIGLSVPLVVRLEGTNVELGKEILNASGLNIVAADSMADGAQKIVGLVG
- a CDS encoding ribonuclease HII → MKTIKEITAALKIAEDWQEWMAAIETDERAGVQKAWHSWNKRQEKKRQLLEEHQAKIDFDQCYGGENAFIAGVDEAGRGPLAGPVVTAAVILPKNCETLVGLNDSKQLTKEKRNVFAALVKEHAISYFIHFQSAQTIDALNIYEATKQSMKTSVESLSIKPDYVLVDAMTLPITIPQDSIIKGDAKSLAIAAASILAKTARDEYMEQLDKEFPMYGFAQHAGYGTKQHLEALETFGPTIHHRKSFEPIKSM
- the trmFO gene encoding FADH(2)-oxidizing methylenetetrahydrofolate--tRNA-(uracil(54)-C(5))-methyltransferase TrmFO is translated as MTELVVNVIGAGLAGSEAAWQIAKRGVKVKLYEMRPVKQTPAHHTDKFAELVCSNSLRANTLTNAVGVIKEEMRLLDSVILKAADACSVPAGGALAVDRHEFAGYVTEAVKNHPLVEVIHEEVTEIPEGITVIATGPLTSKALAEKIQGLTGLDYLYFYDAAAPIIEKDSIDMDKVYLKSRYDKGEAAYLNCPMTKEEFDRFRQALIEAEVVPLKEFEKEIYFEGCMPIEVMAARGEKTMLFGPMKPVGLEDPKTGKRPYAVVQLRQDDAAGTLYNIVGFQTHLKWGPQKEVLQLIPGLENVEIVRYGVMHRNTFINSPKVLEKTYQLREQKNIFFAGQMTGVEGYVESAGSGLIAGINAARLALGQEPIIFPFETALGSMARYITEAQSKNFQPMNVNFGIFPELPPGRRSKPERAEMHAARAMSTIQNFVNSQTI
- a CDS encoding EscU/YscU/HrcU family type III secretion system export apparatus switch protein, with amino-acid sequence MSEEKKTRKEAIALTYKQGQFDSPSVVAKGKGKVAENILARASEHDVPIYEDPNLVQLLGQLDLNESIPEELYQAVAEVFAFIYHLDQQHSKNIEKIKNSDFKNSLF
- the dprA gene encoding DNA-processing protein DprA translates to MIFSVDTQRLLAMHYIYPLPLQKLQQLLSPVDVLSYFEEAHPEEIAGVLQITWQKALLMIRNFQRVRHLPFEEAYAQANIFPIPFNHPYFPAQLFEIPSPPTVLYVKGQSALLARDKRIAIIGSRKATAYTRTAMDLIVPPLVAHEYTVVSGLARGADTMAHEATIKFGGQTIAVLGHGFHYVYPKENQALAQHMAENHLLVTEYPPYMRPAKWQFPMRNRLISGLTQAIVVTEAALKSGTLITTECALEQGKDVFVVPGPINKEQSKGTNKLLIEGAIPVCDGHQIVETLSLFSSKN
- the topA gene encoding type I DNA topoisomerase, giving the protein MADYLVIVESPAKAKTIERYLGKKYKVKASVGHVRDLPRSQMGVDTENNYEPKYITIRGKGPVLQELKSAAKKVKKVYLAADPDREGEAIAWHLATALNIDINSDCRVVFNEITKDAILDSFKNPRAINMDLVDAQQTRRMLDRLVGYNISPILWKKVKKGLSAGRVQSVALRMIIDRENEIKNFQPEEYWTIEGSFEKGKKTFDALYYGNGKEKIKLSNEEQVKSILKNVKGTAFEVVNVTKKERKRNAAPAFTTSSLQQEAARKLNFRAKKTMMLAQQLYEGIDIGKKEGTVGLITYMRTDSTRISETAKAEAVSYIETKYGKEYISTETKQAKKASNAQDAHEAIRPTSTMRTPDELKTVLSRDQLRLYRLIWERFIASQMAPAVLDTVAVDLQNNDALFRANGSQVKFAGFMKLYIEGTDDQTEETTKLLPEMEIGDQVTSLEIEPKQHFTQPPPRYSEARLVKTMEELGIGRPSTYAPTLDTIQRRGYVVLDAKRFMPTELGEIVHQQMLEFFPDIINIEFTAKMEQDLDDVEEGSRKWVEVIDDFYKDFEVHVKHADAEMEKVVIKDEPAGEDCEKCGSPMVFKLGRYGKFMACSNFPDCRNTKAIMKPIGVKCPSCETGEIVERKSKTKRLFYGCNQYPECEFVSWDKPISRPCPKCSALLVEKKLKKGVQIQCTKCDYEETPTQ